One Methylosarcina fibrata AML-C10 DNA segment encodes these proteins:
- the vapC gene encoding type II toxin-antitoxin system VapC family toxin: MILIDTSVWIPVFKDETGTEAERIQAWLDGREVVLTQFNQLELLQGCRDDKEWQLLSSHLEGQTYVEAIPSTWQAAARIYFDLRRQGLTVRSPIDCCIAQLALENDCLLLHNDKDFTVIHQIRPLHEQLWR, from the coding sequence ATGATTTTGATTGATACCTCGGTCTGGATTCCGGTTTTTAAGGATGAAACCGGCACGGAAGCGGAACGGATACAAGCATGGCTGGACGGCCGCGAAGTGGTCTTGACCCAATTTAATCAGTTGGAACTTCTGCAAGGCTGTCGGGACGACAAGGAATGGCAATTGCTGTCCAGCCATCTTGAAGGCCAAACCTATGTCGAGGCAATCCCGTCAACATGGCAGGCAGCCGCGCGAATCTATTTTGATTTGCGCCGCCAGGGCCTGACGGTGCGGAGCCCCATCGATTGCTGCATTGCCCAACTGGCGTTGGAAAACGATTGTTTGCTGCTGCATAACGACAAGGATTTCACCGTCATCCATCAAATACGCCCCTTGCATGAGCAACTCTGGCGATAG